A portion of the Daphnia magna isolate NIES linkage group LG4, ASM2063170v1.1, whole genome shotgun sequence genome contains these proteins:
- the LOC123471144 gene encoding uncharacterized protein LOC123471144 isoform X2, giving the protein MSSPVSSSFTGNINGIQFDRQDFFGKGGSDSVQSGTFNGQRVAIKRIELTKGTDQSYGKEFETLQQLEHPNVVRLLQCGNDNNFRYYAFEWCGASLDQLFLKADDTRKYNGPMPHHIDISLQLASGLEHIHSRNLVHGNIKPENVLISAGSAGQDEITLKWANSGLTRYASKREKITSQVGGNNAWLAPELLLLKLGGNLHRNKYQGTVKSDIFAQGLIFGSLFLNGEHLYGTMENEDEITENITNGNPINMQKMNRILRDCYEDEIFKRILENDPNKRMTSTAVVNQLKTIKDKISGKEKELLQLCARDSRLDLSLKIKNFIPFGININVKDNDGSNALHLLCRYYSRYELIAAINLVIQSGIDVNARDYNGLNALHYVCRYNSSRIIIDAIQNLIKLGIDPKAKTKDGSNALHYLTRYNSKSDLNSVIKILENSGVDLWEEDDYGWNMFYYLDIKNKKKMEIWFDRKAFLGRGGFGHVFKGKYGGREVAVKRVELHLVNETEEKALLALHHPNVVKLLHCDSDEDFRMYVLELCDASLDQLFLEPNDPKKYDGPMPRYIQVFLQLALGLEHIHSKKLIHRDIKPQNVLISKTSSSQRNEVTIKWADFGLSKSVDEEGYHSWSEVRGTRTWYAPEVLKISLTPKEAKEVKGSVKSDVFSQGLVFGFLFLKGQHVYGLNENEIRDNVIEKKTINMKKIDGELLEIYEHNLLQKMLEDEPGKRMTSTEVVQQLKSIEKKLAEKEEQLRQLCASRQPRSDLTREIQNLICFGIDVNATNQFGFNAFHLLCQHNSGPYLIEAIKVLIELGIDLNAKNKDGWNALHVLCRYNSTPQLNEAIKVLIELGIDLNAKTNSGWNALHLLCRNNSTPQLIEAIKVLIELGIDLNAKQKYGLNALHLLCYNNSTPHLIEAIKVLIDLGIEGLPTLFQSCTRREKVGKTEKIRNLRNFKKNKKILGNREKSGKIRKNGKS; this is encoded by the exons ATGTCCTCGCCTGTTTCCTCAAGTTTTACTGGAAATATCAACGGCATTCAGTTCGATCGCCAAGATTTTTTCGGGAAAGGTGGCTCTGATTCAGTGCAAAGTGGCACATTTAATGGTCAAAGAGTAGCAATAAAAAGAATCGAGTTGACCAAAGGCACGGATCAATCATATGGCAAAGAGTTTGAAACTCTGCAGCAGTTAGAGCATCCGAATGTCGTCAGACTTCTTCAATGTGGAAATGACAACAACTTTAG GTACTATGCATTCGAATGGTGTGGCGCCTCGTTAGATCAGCTGTTTTTGAAGGCGGATGACACTCGAAAATATAATGGGCCTATGCCACACCATATTGATATTTCGCTTCAGTTAGCTTCAGGTCTCGAACACATCCATTCAAGGAATTTAGTTCATGGAAACATAAAACCAGAAAATGTTCTGATTTCGGCGGGATCTGCTGGCCAAGATGAGATAACACTCAAATGGGCAAACTCTGGACTGACCAGATACGCCAGTAAACGAGAAAAGATAACAAGTCAAGTGGGAGGAAACAATGCATGGTTAGCCCCAGAGTTGCTGTTGCTGAAATTGGGTGGCAACTTGCACAGAAACAAGTATCAGGGGACCGTCAAAAGCGACATCTTTGCACAAGGACTCATTTTCGGTAGTCTGTTCTTGAATGGGGAACATCTTTACGGTACCATGGAAAATGAAGACGAAATAACCGAAAACATAACGAACGGAAATCCCATCAACATGCAAA AAATGAATCGCATATTAAGGGACTGTTACGAGGATgagatttttaaaagaattttggaAAACGACCCCAATAAAAGGATGACATCGACAGCAGTTGTTAATCAACTAAAAACCATCAAGGATAAG AtttctggaaaagaaaaagaattgcttCAGTTATGTGCTCGTGATTCTCGATTGGATTtatcattaaaaataaaaaactttattCCCTTTGGAATCAACATTAACGTAAAGGACAATGATGGAAGTAATGCACTCCATCTTCTGTGTCGGTACTATTCACGTTATGAATTAATTGCAGCAATTAACCTCGTAATCCAAAGCGGAATCGACGTGAATGCAAGAGATTACAATGGGTTGAATGCCCTACATTACGTGTGTCGATACAATTCAAGCAGAATCATAATCGACGcaattcagaatttaattAAACTGGGAATCGATCCGAAAGCGAAGACAAAAGATGGATCAAATGCACTCCATTATTTGACTCGATACAATTCAAAATCAGACTTGAATAGCGTAATTAAAATCTTGGAGAATTCTGGAGTTGATCTGTGGGAGGAAGACGACTACGGATGGAATATGTTTTACTACTTGGATAtcaaaaataagaagaaaatggaaatttgGTTCGACCGTAAGGCTTTCTTAGGGCGAGGTGGCTTTGGTCATGTGTTTAAAGGAAAGTATGGAGGCCGTGAAGTCGCAGTAAAAAGAGTTGAACTACATCTCGTCAAcgaaacagaagaaaaagctTTACTAGCGTTACATCATCCAAACGTCGTCAAACTTCTTCACTGTGACAGTGATGAAGACTTTAG GATGTATGTCTTGGAATTATGCGACGCCTCTTTAGATCAGCTCTTCCTGGAGCCGAATGACCCCAAGAAATATGACGGACCTATGCCACGTTAtattcaagtttttcttcaGTTAGCTTTAGGGCTCGAACACATCCATTCGAAGAAATTAATCCACAGAGATATAAAACCGCAAAACGTGCTTATTTCGAAGACATCTTCTAGCCAAAGAAATGAGGTAACAATCAAATGGGCTGATTTTGGACTGTCCAAATCCGTAGATGAAGAAGGATATCACTCGTGGTCTGAAGTAAGAGGAACCAGAACTTGGTACGCCCCCGAGGTGCTGAAGATAAGTTTAACCCCAAAAGAGGCAAAAGAGGTTAAAGGATCAGTTAAGAGCGATGTATTTTCCCAAGGCCTTGTGTtcggttttcttttcttgaaggGACAACATGTCTATGgtttaaatgaaaacgaaattcGAGACAacgtaattgaaaaaaaaacgatcaaCATGAAAA AAATTGACGGTGAATTACTCGAAATTTATGAGCATAACCTACTTCAAAAAATGTTGGAGGATGAACCTGGCAAAAGGATGACATCGACAGAAGTAGTTCAACAACTAAAATCTATCGAAAAAAAG CTTGCAGAAAAAGAGGAACAATTGCGTCAGCTATGTGCAAGTCGTCAACCTCGGTCGGATTTAACAAGAGAAATCCAAAACTTGATTTGCTTTGGAATCGACGTGAATGCAACGAACCAATTTGGATTCAATGcgtttcatcttttgtgtcaACACAATTCCGGTCCTTACTTAAttgaggcaattaaagtcttgatcga actcggcatcgacttgaACGCAAAGAACAaagatggatggaatgcgcttcatgTTTTGTGTCGTTACAATTCAACCCCACAATTGaacgaggcaattaaagtcttgatcgaactcggcatcgacttgaACGCAAAAACCAACtctggatggaatgcgcttcat cttttgtgtcgtaacaattcaaccccacaattaatcgaggcaattaaagtcttgattgaactcggcatcgacttgaACGCAAAGCAGAAATATGGATTgaatgcgcttcatcttttgtgttacaacaattcaaccccacacttaatcgaggcaattaaagtttTGATCGATCTCGGCATCGAGGGGTTGCCGACTCTTTTCCAGAGTTGCACCCGTCGGGAAAAGGTCgggaaaacggaaaaaataagaaatttaagaaattttaagaaaaataagaaaattttgggaaatcgggaaaaatcaggaaaaatcaggaaaaatgggaaaagttga
- the LOC123471144 gene encoding uncharacterized protein LOC123471144 isoform X1 produces MSSPVSSSFTGNINGIQFDRQDFFGKGGSDSVQSGTFNGQRVAIKRIELTKGTDQSYGKEFETLQQLEHPNVVRLLQCGNDNNFRYYAFEWCGASLDQLFLKADDTRKYNGPMPHHIDISLQLASGLEHIHSRNLVHGNIKPENVLISAGSAGQDEITLKWANSGLTRYASKREKITSQVGGNNAWLAPELLLLKLGGNLHRNKYQGTVKSDIFAQGLIFGSLFLNGEHLYGTMENEDEITENITNGNPINMQKMNRILRDCYEDEIFKRILENDPNKRMTSTAVVNQLKTIKDKISGKEKELLQLCARDSRLDLSLKIKNFIPFGININVKDNDGSNALHLLCRYYSRYELIAAINLVIQSGIDVNARDYNGLNALHYVCRYNSSRIIIDAIQNLIKLGIDPKAKTKDGSNALHYLTRYNSKSDLNSVIKILENSGVDLWEEDDYGWNMFYYLDIKNKKKMEIWFDRKAFLGRGGFGHVFKGKYGGREVAVKRVELHLVNETEEKALLALHHPNVVKLLHCDSDEDFRMYVLELCDASLDQLFLEPNDPKKYDGPMPRYIQVFLQLALGLEHIHSKKLIHRDIKPQNVLISKTSSSQRNEVTIKWADFGLSKSVDEEGYHSWSEVRGTRTWYAPEVLKISLTPKEAKEVKGSVKSDVFSQGLVFGFLFLKGQHVYGLNENEIRDNVIEKKTINMKKIDGELLEIYEHNLLQKMLEDEPGKRMTSTEVVQQLKSIEKKLAEKEEQLRQLCASRQPRSDLTREIQNLICFGIDVNATNQFGFNAFHLLCQHNSGPYLIEAIKVLIELGIDLNAKNKDGWNALHVLCRYNSTPQLNEAIKVLIELGIDLNAKTNSGWNALHVLCYNNSGPHLIEAIKVLIDFGIDLNANDNDGWSALHRLCYENSGPHLIEAIKVLIELGIDLNAKKNDGWNALHLLCRNNSTPQLIEAIKVLIELGIDLNAKQKYGLNALHLLCYNNSTPHLIEAIKVLIDLGIEGLPTLFQSCTRREKVGKTEKIRNLRNFKKNKKILGNREKSGKIRKNGKS; encoded by the exons ATGTCCTCGCCTGTTTCCTCAAGTTTTACTGGAAATATCAACGGCATTCAGTTCGATCGCCAAGATTTTTTCGGGAAAGGTGGCTCTGATTCAGTGCAAAGTGGCACATTTAATGGTCAAAGAGTAGCAATAAAAAGAATCGAGTTGACCAAAGGCACGGATCAATCATATGGCAAAGAGTTTGAAACTCTGCAGCAGTTAGAGCATCCGAATGTCGTCAGACTTCTTCAATGTGGAAATGACAACAACTTTAG GTACTATGCATTCGAATGGTGTGGCGCCTCGTTAGATCAGCTGTTTTTGAAGGCGGATGACACTCGAAAATATAATGGGCCTATGCCACACCATATTGATATTTCGCTTCAGTTAGCTTCAGGTCTCGAACACATCCATTCAAGGAATTTAGTTCATGGAAACATAAAACCAGAAAATGTTCTGATTTCGGCGGGATCTGCTGGCCAAGATGAGATAACACTCAAATGGGCAAACTCTGGACTGACCAGATACGCCAGTAAACGAGAAAAGATAACAAGTCAAGTGGGAGGAAACAATGCATGGTTAGCCCCAGAGTTGCTGTTGCTGAAATTGGGTGGCAACTTGCACAGAAACAAGTATCAGGGGACCGTCAAAAGCGACATCTTTGCACAAGGACTCATTTTCGGTAGTCTGTTCTTGAATGGGGAACATCTTTACGGTACCATGGAAAATGAAGACGAAATAACCGAAAACATAACGAACGGAAATCCCATCAACATGCAAA AAATGAATCGCATATTAAGGGACTGTTACGAGGATgagatttttaaaagaattttggaAAACGACCCCAATAAAAGGATGACATCGACAGCAGTTGTTAATCAACTAAAAACCATCAAGGATAAG AtttctggaaaagaaaaagaattgcttCAGTTATGTGCTCGTGATTCTCGATTGGATTtatcattaaaaataaaaaactttattCCCTTTGGAATCAACATTAACGTAAAGGACAATGATGGAAGTAATGCACTCCATCTTCTGTGTCGGTACTATTCACGTTATGAATTAATTGCAGCAATTAACCTCGTAATCCAAAGCGGAATCGACGTGAATGCAAGAGATTACAATGGGTTGAATGCCCTACATTACGTGTGTCGATACAATTCAAGCAGAATCATAATCGACGcaattcagaatttaattAAACTGGGAATCGATCCGAAAGCGAAGACAAAAGATGGATCAAATGCACTCCATTATTTGACTCGATACAATTCAAAATCAGACTTGAATAGCGTAATTAAAATCTTGGAGAATTCTGGAGTTGATCTGTGGGAGGAAGACGACTACGGATGGAATATGTTTTACTACTTGGATAtcaaaaataagaagaaaatggaaatttgGTTCGACCGTAAGGCTTTCTTAGGGCGAGGTGGCTTTGGTCATGTGTTTAAAGGAAAGTATGGAGGCCGTGAAGTCGCAGTAAAAAGAGTTGAACTACATCTCGTCAAcgaaacagaagaaaaagctTTACTAGCGTTACATCATCCAAACGTCGTCAAACTTCTTCACTGTGACAGTGATGAAGACTTTAG GATGTATGTCTTGGAATTATGCGACGCCTCTTTAGATCAGCTCTTCCTGGAGCCGAATGACCCCAAGAAATATGACGGACCTATGCCACGTTAtattcaagtttttcttcaGTTAGCTTTAGGGCTCGAACACATCCATTCGAAGAAATTAATCCACAGAGATATAAAACCGCAAAACGTGCTTATTTCGAAGACATCTTCTAGCCAAAGAAATGAGGTAACAATCAAATGGGCTGATTTTGGACTGTCCAAATCCGTAGATGAAGAAGGATATCACTCGTGGTCTGAAGTAAGAGGAACCAGAACTTGGTACGCCCCCGAGGTGCTGAAGATAAGTTTAACCCCAAAAGAGGCAAAAGAGGTTAAAGGATCAGTTAAGAGCGATGTATTTTCCCAAGGCCTTGTGTtcggttttcttttcttgaaggGACAACATGTCTATGgtttaaatgaaaacgaaattcGAGACAacgtaattgaaaaaaaaacgatcaaCATGAAAA AAATTGACGGTGAATTACTCGAAATTTATGAGCATAACCTACTTCAAAAAATGTTGGAGGATGAACCTGGCAAAAGGATGACATCGACAGAAGTAGTTCAACAACTAAAATCTATCGAAAAAAAG CTTGCAGAAAAAGAGGAACAATTGCGTCAGCTATGTGCAAGTCGTCAACCTCGGTCGGATTTAACAAGAGAAATCCAAAACTTGATTTGCTTTGGAATCGACGTGAATGCAACGAACCAATTTGGATTCAATGcgtttcatcttttgtgtcaACACAATTCCGGTCCTTACTTAAttgaggcaattaaagtcttgatcga actcggcatcgacttgaACGCAAAGAACAaagatggatggaatgcgcttcatgTTTTGTGTCGTTACAATTCAACCCCACAATTGaacgaggcaattaaagtcttgatcgaactcggcatcgacttgaACGCAAAAACCAACtctggatggaatgcgcttcatgTTTTGTGTTACAACAACTCAGgcccccacttaatcgaggcaattaaagtttTGATCGATTTCGGCATCGACTTGAACGCAAATGACAACGATGGATGGAGTGCGCTTCATCGTTTGTGTTACGAAAACTCAGgcccccacttaatcgaggcaattaaagtcttgatcgaactcggcatcgacttgaacgcaaagaaaaacgatggatggaatgcgcttcatcttttgtgtcgtaacaattcaaccccacaattaatcgaggcaattaaagtcttgattgaactcggcatcgacttgaACGCAAAGCAGAAATATGGATTgaatgcgcttcatcttttgtgttacaacaattcaaccccacacttaatcgaggcaattaaagtttTGATCGATCTCGGCATCGAGGGGTTGCCGACTCTTTTCCAGAGTTGCACCCGTCGGGAAAAGGTCgggaaaacggaaaaaataagaaatttaagaaattttaagaaaaataagaaaattttgggaaatcgggaaaaatcaggaaaaatcaggaaaaatgggaaaagttga